A single region of the Saprospiraceae bacterium genome encodes:
- a CDS encoding phosphoenolpyruvate hydrolase family protein, whose protein sequence is MIVPRTSRAEILQKLQKKVKNNIPIFIASAGSGLVAQLLEKAGADCVNTFSGARLRANGMGTMSMLWPILDSNKQTLDYTREDIMPAIKGDAFICACLNANDPLKDMRMVLNDCKAMGVFSVSNIGPSISYVDKDSEIFKVLTKSGITLDNEIELLKLAKEMDMVSVGLAFDLEDSVRIVEEAQPDIFCFHAGTTKGGLKGYDSGETIEETAARTEEANKILRKIKPDVMLIAHGAALENPEDAQYILNHTTCDGIWTGSSTERIPIEKAVYATAKEFAELRFPKK, encoded by the coding sequence ATGATTGTACCACGTACCTCAAGAGCAGAAATACTGCAAAAGCTTCAGAAAAAGGTAAAAAACAACATTCCTATTTTTATTGCAAGTGCCGGCAGCGGGCTGGTCGCCCAACTATTGGAAAAAGCAGGTGCCGATTGTGTTAACACGTTTTCGGGAGCACGACTAAGGGCCAACGGCATGGGTACGATGTCTATGCTTTGGCCCATCCTGGATTCCAATAAACAAACCCTCGATTATACGCGGGAAGACATCATGCCTGCCATTAAGGGAGATGCCTTTATCTGTGCCTGTTTGAATGCCAATGACCCCTTGAAAGACATGAGGATGGTGCTCAATGATTGTAAAGCAATGGGCGTTTTTTCGGTTTCCAACATTGGACCTTCCATTAGTTATGTCGATAAGGATAGTGAGATCTTCAAAGTCTTGACCAAAAGCGGCATTACGCTGGATAATGAGATTGAATTACTTAAATTAGCCAAAGAAATGGACATGGTGTCCGTTGGTTTGGCCTTTGACCTGGAAGATAGCGTTCGGATCGTAGAGGAGGCACAGCCCGATATTTTTTGCTTTCATGCCGGTACCACCAAGGGTGGCCTAAAGGGTTATGACTCCGGGGAGACGATTGAGGAAACTGCCGCCCGAACGGAAGAAGCCAATAAAATACTTCGGAAGATAAAACCCGATGTGATGCTGATTGCCCATGGTGCCGCTTTGGAAAACCCTGAAGATGCACAATACATTCTAAACCATACCACCTGTGATGGCATCTGGACAGGTTCCTCCACCGAACGAATTCCGATAGAAAAAGCGGTTTACGCTACGGCAAAAGAATTTGCTGAGCTGCGTTTTCCGAAAAAATAA
- a CDS encoding c-type cytochrome: MKKYSLLILGLFLFFSSCKTDLPEETTTEEKEEENKEIVYNIPAGFALEELYNPKENHHGSWVALAEGENGLFYASDQNGDLYQFKIPAVGQVLDSTQVDSVDLEIGHAHGLLWAFNSLYVSVNDRWEDADGKVLTENGSGVYRLRDTDGDGKLDDLKMLLKLEGAGEHGPHSLVLSPDGKEIYFIAGNHTLIPDELAKNSRLPNTWDEDNLFPPFLDARGHANEIKAPGGWIARTDPEGKKWELIAAGFRNPFDMGFNKDGELFAFDADMEWDIGMPWYRPIRICHVTSGSEFGWRTGSGKWPAYYTDNLPAVVNLGQGSPTAVVMGSQLNFPARYKDGMFVFDWSFGTAYYIDLKATGSTYTGTKEEFFSGTPLPLTDAVAGSDGALYFASGGRKLDSHFYRLRYTGETQAAAGQLTSLDDTGKLRELRQSLEAFHNQKNAKAIKPSWENLNHADRFIKYAARMALEHQPAASWAGLVSQEQDKDRIIQAAVALARSGHTASKDKLYQKLGTLNWEELSRDQQLDLMRATGLLAMRLGPPEAAEKEKIIQKLGAHFPSNDYALDREMSQLLIYFEDEMATAKCIALLEKHTKEKTITHPAMLTAEVSNRSEDYGPLILDVMKNMPPTEALFYGTLLSHAKAGWTDELRESYFSWFYDGLSAKGGLSFKPFFENIRKKAMTNVPDDRKTHFEELSGIYQPGEELANLPQPKGPGGEYNSSDISRILGKGLKDYKGTIETGKQIYDAALCGTCHRIRGEGGTAGPDLTQLHTRFKRGEIITAIFSPNDEISDQYAFTLFHLKEGKKAAGKILSETKDKIVVMPNAFGSSFTIELAKADVINRELSPISPMPPNLLNRLNEEEITDLFAYILSGGDKEHYFYGGTKGLEDKDK, from the coding sequence ATGAAAAAATATTCTTTATTAATATTAGGACTCTTCCTATTTTTTTCCAGTTGTAAAACAGATTTGCCAGAAGAAACGACAACGGAAGAAAAAGAGGAAGAAAACAAAGAAATTGTATACAATATTCCCGCAGGATTTGCTTTAGAAGAGCTTTATAATCCGAAAGAAAACCACCATGGCTCATGGGTCGCCTTGGCCGAAGGGGAAAATGGGCTTTTTTATGCTAGTGATCAAAATGGCGATTTATACCAGTTCAAAATTCCAGCCGTTGGGCAAGTGCTGGATTCGACCCAGGTAGACAGTGTTGATTTGGAAATTGGGCATGCGCATGGCCTTTTGTGGGCCTTCAATAGCCTATATGTCAGTGTCAATGATCGTTGGGAAGATGCAGATGGCAAGGTCTTAACGGAAAATGGCAGCGGTGTCTACCGACTCCGAGATACCGATGGAGATGGCAAGTTAGATGACCTTAAAATGTTGCTAAAACTGGAAGGTGCGGGCGAACATGGGCCACATAGTTTGGTGCTTAGCCCCGATGGCAAGGAAATTTATTTCATTGCAGGTAATCACACCCTGATCCCTGATGAATTGGCGAAAAATAGTCGCTTGCCCAATACCTGGGACGAGGATAATTTATTCCCTCCTTTTTTAGATGCCAGGGGGCATGCTAATGAGATCAAAGCACCAGGCGGCTGGATTGCACGGACTGACCCAGAAGGCAAAAAGTGGGAATTGATAGCAGCAGGATTCCGAAATCCTTTTGATATGGGCTTTAACAAAGATGGCGAATTATTTGCCTTTGATGCAGATATGGAATGGGACATAGGAATGCCCTGGTATCGCCCCATTCGAATTTGTCATGTGACGAGTGGAAGTGAATTTGGCTGGCGAACGGGTTCTGGGAAATGGCCCGCCTATTATACCGATAATTTGCCAGCAGTCGTCAACCTGGGGCAAGGCTCACCTACGGCCGTCGTTATGGGTTCTCAGTTAAATTTCCCTGCACGCTATAAAGATGGCATGTTTGTTTTTGACTGGAGTTTTGGTACGGCGTATTATATCGACCTAAAAGCTACTGGTAGTACCTATACGGGAACGAAGGAAGAGTTTTTCTCGGGCACACCGCTGCCATTGACGGATGCAGTTGCCGGTTCAGACGGTGCGCTGTACTTTGCTTCGGGAGGAAGAAAACTGGATTCTCATTTTTATAGACTAAGGTATACAGGGGAAACACAGGCAGCTGCTGGACAGCTTACTTCCCTCGATGACACCGGTAAATTACGTGAATTACGCCAATCGTTAGAAGCTTTTCACAACCAAAAGAACGCGAAAGCCATCAAACCTAGCTGGGAAAACCTCAATCATGCGGATCGATTCATCAAATATGCCGCCCGTATGGCCTTGGAGCACCAACCAGCAGCCAGTTGGGCGGGCCTGGTCTCGCAAGAACAAGACAAAGACCGCATTATCCAAGCGGCCGTTGCGCTGGCCAGGTCGGGGCACACCGCTTCAAAAGACAAGCTCTATCAAAAACTTGGCACTTTAAACTGGGAGGAACTTTCCAGGGATCAACAACTTGATCTGATGCGGGCAACTGGGCTGCTTGCGATGCGACTAGGTCCACCTGAAGCGGCTGAAAAAGAAAAAATCATTCAAAAACTTGGCGCTCATTTCCCTTCAAATGACTATGCCCTCGACAGAGAAATGAGTCAATTGCTGATTTATTTCGAGGATGAGATGGCTACGGCAAAGTGCATCGCCTTATTAGAAAAACATACCAAAGAAAAAACCATTACCCATCCTGCAATGCTGACGGCAGAAGTCAGCAATCGCAGCGAAGATTATGGCCCGCTCATTTTGGATGTAATGAAAAACATGCCACCTACAGAAGCCTTATTCTATGGAACTTTATTGAGTCATGCCAAAGCTGGTTGGACAGATGAACTGAGAGAAAGCTACTTTAGCTGGTTTTATGACGGTCTTAGTGCTAAAGGAGGCCTGAGCTTTAAGCCATTCTTTGAAAACATCCGTAAAAAAGCGATGACCAATGTGCCGGATGATCGCAAGACTCATTTTGAAGAACTATCTGGTATTTATCAGCCAGGAGAAGAACTTGCTAACCTTCCTCAACCCAAGGGCCCCGGAGGCGAATATAATTCTTCGGACATCAGTCGCATTTTAGGAAAGGGCTTAAAAGATTACAAAGGTACTATAGAAACCGGCAAACAAATATATGATGCGGCCTTATGTGGCACCTGCCATCGGATACGTGGCGAAGGAGGAACAGCAGGGCCTGACCTCACCCAACTACATACCCGCTTCAAGCGAGGAGAAATAATTACGGCTATTTTCAGCCCAAATGATGAAATTTCGGATCAATATGCCTTCACTTTATTCCATTTAAAAGAAGGGAAAAAAGCAGCGGGAAAAATTCTTTCCGAAACGAAGGATAAAATCGTGGTGATGCCTAATGCTTTCGGTAGCAGCTTTACCATTGAGCTGGCTAAGGCAGATGTCATCAACCGAGAATTGTCGCCCATTTCCCCCATGCCGCCTAATCTGCTGAACCGCCTAAATGAGGAGGAAATCACAGATTTATTTGCTTATATTCTTTCAGGCGGGGATAAGGAACACTATTTTTACGGCGGAACAAAGGGGTTAGAAGATAAAGATAAGTAA
- a CDS encoding alpha/beta hydrolase: MQFPFHYKSTGNGIPFHFQHGLGSNLQQPQALLAGLEKVQLISMDCPGHGEAPLIESTPPSFNHYADQLLALMDELKVEKAIFGGISMGAGISLNVALRYPERVKALVLIRPAWLDQGSPENLAILLEAAPFIGQKNGLATFEQRPNFKRIQQLLPNAAQSVLGVFAPTQRAEIPLVLENMIKDRPFSDLKALENIHHPCLIIGNEDDPLHPIDMAERIHQCISGSQCVNVISRYVDDAQHGAAVNQLVSKFITDL; encoded by the coding sequence ATGCAATTTCCATTCCATTATAAAAGCACCGGTAATGGCATTCCATTTCATTTCCAACATGGGCTAGGCTCGAACCTCCAACAGCCCCAAGCCTTGTTGGCCGGTTTAGAAAAGGTACAGCTCATTTCTATGGATTGCCCTGGGCATGGCGAAGCCCCCTTAATCGAAAGTACCCCTCCCTCTTTTAACCATTATGCCGATCAATTATTGGCTTTAATGGATGAATTAAAGGTCGAAAAAGCTATATTTGGCGGTATTTCAATGGGAGCGGGCATCTCCTTGAACGTGGCATTGCGATATCCGGAAAGGGTAAAAGCACTGGTGCTCATTCGGCCAGCTTGGTTGGATCAGGGTAGTCCTGAAAACCTGGCTATATTATTAGAAGCAGCGCCTTTTATTGGACAAAAAAATGGTTTGGCTACCTTTGAGCAAAGACCGAATTTCAAACGCATTCAACAGTTATTACCGAATGCGGCACAATCTGTTTTGGGTGTTTTTGCGCCAACCCAAAGGGCGGAAATCCCATTGGTGCTGGAAAACATGATCAAGGATCGGCCCTTTTCTGACTTGAAAGCATTGGAGAATATCCATCATCCTTGTCTGATCATTGGAAATGAGGATGATCCATTACATCCTATTGATATGGCAGAAAGGATCCATCAATGTATTTCGGGCAGTCAATGTGTGAACGTTATTTCTCGATATGTAGATGATGCCCAACATGGCGCAGCAGTCAATCAACTCGTTTCAAAATTTATTACCGACTTATGA
- a CDS encoding alginate lyase family protein, with amino-acid sequence MSTIKKYLLLTCILLSTFGKLAAQQRWRDITSVEDLCAAYPQTMETMLEHFNLDYPGLEKVKTAYDGGNLVEACNFLLAYYKNGQTASFLRKEQPAITRKTDALADTILTDVFVVQNVRGQVPYGEDGHRDWYYKGPNEDREWAWLSNRHSQLQSLLTTYFETGNPKYATYIDLFLRDFIIKSMPYPAVKSSTSVWRGLEVAARAKVWSRIFYSLLDSEYVSPATQLLMLSSLPDHAHYNRNFHSGNNWLTMEISALATIATNFPEYKASKEWLAYAIEAMIESMKDQVYPDGVQTELTSHYHNVSLANFELFKNICDQANQSLPDFFGQTIENMYRYIAHAMRPDGFRILNNDGDRGSDREMILRGAKQFGHPDWEYIATNGQSGTKPSDGPSYFYPWAGQLISRSGFDTNAHWSFFDIGPWGSGHQHNDKLHISVSAYGRDLLVDAGRFAYTGEVAQKFRSYARGSEGHNVLLIDGKGQNAGPTHAKAPIDDNHVRITADFDYAAHSFDDFKEIAGAVKHNRSMVYVRGAFWVVVDRISTDRPRKIEALWHWHPDCVVEKDHSIVKTKNKRGNLAVIPVSKQAFDISFIKGREEPSLQGWYSPEYNIFGPNITSVYSTNINENNTFIWLLMPSKKKMAKVKAEIIAENDKEVTIAVKSKGNNWEINIPYSDSKAAKLKKY; translated from the coding sequence ATGTCGACCATTAAAAAGTACCTGCTGCTGACCTGCATTTTATTAAGCACCTTTGGTAAACTGGCGGCACAACAGCGCTGGAGGGACATCACCTCCGTTGAGGACCTATGTGCGGCCTATCCTCAAACCATGGAGACGATGCTTGAGCATTTCAACCTTGACTATCCGGGCTTAGAGAAAGTGAAAACGGCCTATGATGGAGGTAACTTGGTTGAGGCTTGTAATTTTTTGTTAGCTTATTATAAAAATGGCCAAACAGCCTCTTTTTTAAGAAAAGAACAACCAGCGATTACCCGTAAAACGGACGCACTTGCAGATACGATCCTAACGGATGTTTTTGTGGTCCAAAATGTCAGAGGCCAGGTTCCTTACGGTGAAGACGGCCATCGCGATTGGTATTACAAGGGGCCCAATGAAGACAGGGAATGGGCCTGGCTGTCTAATCGTCATAGCCAGTTACAAAGTTTACTCACTACCTATTTCGAAACAGGCAACCCTAAATATGCGACCTACATTGACTTGTTTTTGAGGGATTTTATTATAAAAAGTATGCCTTACCCTGCTGTCAAAAGCAGCACCTCTGTGTGGCGAGGTTTGGAAGTTGCTGCCAGGGCCAAGGTTTGGTCCCGCATTTTTTATAGCCTCTTGGATAGCGAATATGTATCCCCCGCCACCCAGTTGCTGATGTTGAGTAGTTTGCCGGATCATGCACACTACAACCGAAATTTTCACAGTGGTAATAATTGGTTGACGATGGAAATCTCAGCCTTGGCCACCATCGCCACGAATTTCCCGGAATACAAGGCATCCAAGGAATGGCTGGCCTATGCTATCGAAGCCATGATTGAAAGCATGAAAGACCAGGTATATCCAGATGGCGTACAAACAGAACTGACCTCCCATTACCACAACGTCTCCCTGGCTAATTTCGAACTCTTCAAAAACATTTGTGACCAGGCGAACCAATCCCTCCCCGATTTTTTCGGCCAGACTATCGAAAACATGTACCGCTACATTGCGCATGCCATGCGGCCCGATGGTTTTCGTATTTTGAATAATGATGGCGATAGAGGTAGTGATCGGGAGATGATTTTGCGTGGCGCAAAACAGTTCGGCCATCCCGACTGGGAATACATTGCCACCAATGGCCAATCTGGCACCAAACCCAGTGATGGGCCGTCTTATTTTTATCCGTGGGCAGGACAATTAATCTCCCGCAGTGGGTTTGATACCAATGCTCATTGGTCTTTTTTTGATATTGGCCCCTGGGGCAGCGGCCACCAACATAATGATAAGCTACATATCTCCGTATCGGCTTATGGCAGAGATTTATTGGTAGACGCAGGCCGGTTTGCCTATACGGGTGAAGTCGCGCAAAAATTCAGATCTTATGCACGAGGCAGTGAAGGCCATAATGTACTATTGATAGACGGTAAGGGGCAAAATGCCGGACCGACCCATGCCAAAGCACCGATTGATGACAACCATGTTCGTATCACCGCTGATTTTGATTACGCGGCTCATTCGTTTGATGATTTTAAGGAAATAGCAGGAGCGGTAAAGCATAATCGATCCATGGTTTATGTGCGTGGAGCGTTTTGGGTGGTGGTAGATCGCATCAGCACCGACCGCCCAAGAAAAATAGAGGCACTTTGGCATTGGCATCCCGATTGTGTGGTCGAAAAAGATCATTCCATCGTTAAAACCAAAAACAAACGAGGTAACCTGGCCGTCATTCCGGTGAGCAAGCAAGCCTTCGATATATCCTTTATTAAAGGTCGTGAAGAACCATCGCTGCAGGGATGGTACAGCCCTGAATACAATATATTTGGGCCCAATATTACTAGTGTCTATAGCACAAATATCAACGAAAACAATACCTTCATCTGGTTGTTAATGCCTTCAAAAAAGAAAATGGCCAAGGTAAAGGCCGAGATCATCGCTGAGAATGATAAAGAGGTCACCATTGCTGTAAAATCAAAAGGGAATAACTGGGAAATTAATATTCCTTATTCGGATAGTAAGGCTGCAAAGTTGAAGAAGTATTAA
- a CDS encoding bifunctional aldolase/short-chain dehydrogenase, with translation MKSNWKQADAKKLKGDLLKLRVYTSRLLGSDEDLVMHGGGNTSVKIKEKNIFGVEEDILYVKGSGWDLGTIEAAGFAPVKLDTLHQLAQLDTLTDMEMVKYQRMAMTDPSAPNPSVEAILHAIIPYTFVDHTHADAVVTITNTPGGRKRIEEIYGKNMMIVPYVMPGFILAKEIYNMTKGIDWDQLDGMILLNHGVFTFHHDPKVSYEKMIDIVAKAEKYLKKQGATSLKGSKKGKVDALQIAKIRQQVSQVWGNPVLARLDNSPSALAFSNLDDVKKISNRGPLTPDHIIRTKRAPLFLSGKLEKDLDEFVKDYQDYFKKHQTGDQTLLDQAPRWAVAPGAGTLSFGTSVGNIQIIEDIARHTQKAIYQAEKLGGWKTLGKGDLFEMEYWSLEQAKLKKAGGAKAMQGKIAIVSGAAGGIGKACVESLVAAGAVVAGLDIDPNIKNSFKQKEVLGIQCDVTNDKQLESAIEQTVAHFGGLDLLVSNAGIFPKSAKIAQMDAKTWQRSLDINVSSHQRLLQLCIPYLELGFDPAVVIIGSKNVPAPGPGAAAYSVAKAGLTQLGRVAAMELGEQGIRVNIIHPNAVYDTAIWTEEVLNARAKHYGLTVKEYKTNNVLKVEVTSKDVADLAVAMLGKTFAKTTGAQVPIDGGNERVI, from the coding sequence ATGAAAAGCAACTGGAAACAAGCGGACGCTAAAAAATTGAAAGGTGATTTACTAAAATTACGCGTATATACCTCCCGACTTCTCGGAAGTGACGAAGACCTGGTGATGCATGGCGGCGGAAATACTTCCGTTAAAATCAAAGAAAAGAACATCTTTGGCGTTGAAGAAGACATCTTATACGTCAAAGGAAGTGGCTGGGATTTAGGTACCATTGAAGCAGCTGGCTTTGCGCCCGTAAAATTGGATACCCTCCATCAATTGGCCCAATTGGACACCCTCACGGACATGGAAATGGTTAAATACCAAAGGATGGCGATGACTGATCCATCTGCGCCCAATCCATCGGTAGAAGCCATCCTACACGCCATTATTCCTTATACTTTTGTGGATCACACCCATGCCGATGCCGTTGTAACCATTACCAATACGCCAGGTGGCAGAAAGCGAATTGAAGAGATTTACGGCAAAAACATGATGATCGTCCCATATGTCATGCCCGGTTTTATATTGGCCAAGGAAATTTACAATATGACGAAAGGGATTGACTGGGATCAACTGGATGGCATGATTTTATTGAATCATGGCGTTTTCACCTTTCACCATGACCCCAAGGTGAGTTATGAAAAAATGATCGACATTGTCGCCAAAGCAGAGAAATACCTAAAAAAACAAGGGGCAACCTCCTTAAAAGGGAGCAAGAAAGGCAAGGTAGATGCGCTGCAAATTGCCAAAATCAGGCAACAAGTTTCACAGGTTTGGGGAAACCCTGTACTAGCCCGGCTCGACAATTCGCCAAGCGCACTGGCTTTTAGCAATTTAGATGATGTCAAAAAAATAAGCAATCGAGGGCCGCTCACGCCCGATCATATTATCCGAACCAAAAGAGCGCCGCTTTTTCTTTCGGGCAAATTAGAAAAAGACCTGGATGAATTTGTGAAAGATTACCAGGACTATTTCAAAAAACACCAAACGGGCGATCAAACCTTACTCGACCAGGCGCCGCGGTGGGCGGTTGCACCTGGCGCTGGCACGCTCTCTTTCGGGACGAGCGTTGGCAACATTCAAATCATTGAAGACATTGCCCGGCATACCCAAAAGGCCATTTACCAGGCAGAAAAACTAGGAGGTTGGAAGACGCTGGGAAAAGGAGACTTATTTGAGATGGAATATTGGAGCCTGGAGCAGGCCAAGCTCAAAAAAGCAGGTGGCGCCAAAGCTATGCAGGGCAAAATTGCGATCGTCAGTGGTGCAGCAGGGGGGATCGGGAAAGCCTGCGTAGAAAGTTTAGTCGCCGCCGGAGCAGTAGTTGCGGGTCTGGATATTGATCCAAATATTAAAAATAGCTTTAAACAAAAAGAAGTGTTAGGCATCCAATGTGATGTCACCAACGATAAACAACTGGAAAGCGCTATTGAGCAAACCGTTGCACATTTTGGCGGGTTGGACTTACTGGTCAGCAATGCGGGGATCTTCCCCAAGAGCGCCAAGATAGCGCAAATGGATGCCAAGACCTGGCAAAGGAGCCTGGATATTAACGTCAGTAGTCACCAACGGTTGCTGCAACTATGCATTCCTTACCTCGAACTGGGTTTTGATCCCGCAGTGGTGATCATTGGTTCTAAAAACGTGCCGGCGCCGGGGCCCGGGGCAGCAGCCTACTCGGTGGCGAAGGCGGGTTTAACGCAATTGGGCCGGGTGGCAGCGATGGAGCTAGGCGAACAAGGCATTCGGGTAAATATTATCCATCCAAATGCCGTCTACGATACGGCCATCTGGACGGAGGAGGTTCTGAATGCCAGGGCAAAACATTATGGCCTGACCGTCAAGGAATATAAGACCAATAATGTCTTAAAAGTAGAAGTGACCTCTAAGGATGTAGCGGATTTGGCGGTGGCCATGCTGGGTAAAACTTTTGCTAAAACGACCGGGGCGCAGGTGCCCATTGATGGTGGCAACGAGCGCGTAATTTAA
- a CDS encoding Tm-1-like ATP-binding domain-containing protein yields MKKTIALLVTLDTKDQEAGFLKAQIEARGHHALLLDIGIIGEPGIQADLSREAVVAAGGGSLETLLAEPTREKANPFVVQGCIKILKKKIASNELHAVLGLGGTQGTSTCCDIMQALPYGFPKIMVSTMASGDTSGFVGIKDITMMFSVSDILKLNPFTRKVLANAAAAACGMAEVETQFVMEKADKPLIGMSNLGVLTQGSMEAIKYIEAAGYEVIVFHAVGSGGRAMEQMMKEGIIGAVFDYAMGEIADDVWHVLRAGGPERLTVAGKLGLPQVLCPGGAEHLGILVPPNEVPEKYKDHKKVFHSPVVFVPRLNVEEIQRVADDICQRLQHTKGKAYFMIPKGGVGRYSYAGGVLEDKESDEAFFNRLKAGLPKNIIVIERDTYAEDPAFVKEAVELLIGLIEERQEK; encoded by the coding sequence ATGAAAAAGACCATAGCCCTCTTAGTCACTTTAGACACCAAAGACCAGGAAGCCGGTTTTTTAAAAGCGCAAATTGAAGCTAGGGGACACCATGCCCTTTTGCTCGATATTGGCATCATTGGCGAACCGGGCATCCAGGCGGACCTTAGTCGGGAGGCGGTGGTAGCAGCTGGCGGCGGTTCATTGGAAACCTTGTTGGCCGAGCCCACGCGAGAAAAAGCCAATCCCTTTGTCGTGCAAGGTTGTATCAAAATCCTGAAAAAGAAAATCGCTTCCAATGAGCTCCATGCTGTGTTAGGGCTGGGTGGGACCCAGGGCACTTCGACCTGTTGTGATATCATGCAAGCCCTACCCTATGGCTTTCCCAAGATCATGGTTTCGACGATGGCCTCGGGAGATACTTCGGGCTTCGTGGGCATCAAGGACATCACGATGATGTTCTCGGTGAGTGACATCTTGAAGCTCAATCCGTTCACTAGGAAAGTATTGGCCAATGCGGCGGCGGCGGCCTGCGGGATGGCCGAGGTGGAGACCCAATTTGTCATGGAAAAAGCGGATAAGCCCTTGATTGGCATGTCCAACCTGGGCGTCTTGACCCAAGGCTCCATGGAGGCCATCAAGTACATCGAAGCGGCGGGCTATGAGGTCATTGTTTTCCATGCGGTGGGCTCAGGCGGGCGCGCCATGGAGCAAATGATGAAAGAAGGCATCATCGGGGCCGTGTTCGACTATGCGATGGGCGAGATTGCCGATGACGTGTGGCATGTGCTGCGGGCGGGCGGGCCAGAGCGGCTAACCGTCGCCGGAAAACTGGGCTTGCCACAGGTGCTCTGCCCTGGCGGCGCCGAACATTTGGGCATCTTAGTCCCTCCGAATGAAGTCCCCGAAAAATACAAAGATCACAAAAAGGTCTTCCACAGCCCAGTCGTTTTTGTTCCCCGCTTGAATGTCGAAGAAATTCAACGCGTAGCGGATGACATCTGCCAGCGCTTACAACATACCAAGGGCAAAGCCTATTTCATGATTCCTAAAGGCGGCGTTGGTCGCTATTCATACGCTGGCGGCGTTCTGGAAGACAAGGAATCGGATGAGGCTTTTTTCAATCGCCTCAAGGCGGGTTTGCCCAAAAACATCATTGTCATAGAAAGAGATACCTATGCCGAAGATCCAGCCTTTGTGAAAGAGGCGGTGGAGTTGTTGATTGGCTTGATTGAGGAGCGGCAGGAGAAATAG